Proteins from a single region of Strix aluco isolate bStrAlu1 chromosome 18, bStrAlu1.hap1, whole genome shotgun sequence:
- the HRK gene encoding activator of apoptosis harakiri, producing the protein MCPCALHGGPPAPCPCSPGRAARPSAAARLVAARLRRLGDELEQRAARRKARGRGPSAGRRLAAVV; encoded by the coding sequence ATGTGCCCCTGCGCGCTGCACggcggcccccccgcgccctgcccctgcagccccggccgcgccgcccggccctCGGCCGCCGCCCGCCTGGTCGCCGCCCGCCTGCGCCGCCTGGGCGATGAGCTGGAGCAGCGGGCGGCGCGGCGCAaggcgcggggccgcggcccctCGGCCGGCCGGCGCCTGGCCGCCGTGGTG